The following coding sequences are from one Triticum dicoccoides isolate Atlit2015 ecotype Zavitan chromosome 4A, WEW_v2.0, whole genome shotgun sequence window:
- the LOC119287752 gene encoding uncharacterized protein LOC119287752: MDDRIGCSGGSGRGLPRESCRDVCRSEDKGKNKKNLARDLKKIKVGRTVLFLHLQPAADAQDLLSFSNACHASDGQNPLHDDVGCSFRNCTASSSRISKQSMGWQYSMCDCFFSYARIIC, from the exons ATGGACGATCGCATCGGCTGCAGTGGGGGAAGTGGAAGGGGACTTCCTCGAGAATCTTGCCGAG ACGTGTGCAGATCTGAGGACAaagggaagaataagaagaatttagcCAGAGATTTGAAGAAGATCAAG GTTGGAAGAACTGTTCTGTTTCTGCATCTGCAACCTGCTGCTGATGCTCAAGATTTGCTCTCCTTTTCCAATGCAT GCCATGCCTCCGATGGTCAAAATCCCTTACATGATGATGTTGGATGTTCTTTTAGAAATTGTACAGCTTCCAGCAGCAGAATATCGAAGCAAAGTATGGGATGGCAATATAGTATGTGTGACTGTTTTTTTTCATATGCCCGCATCATATGTTGA